CTATCTTTTCTTCATCTGCAAGCCTATATGTCATTGCGTAGAACCACAGTGCGTTAATAATACGATCAGTGAGAGATTCTCCAGCACCCCACTGTGGAAGACGGGTTTCTAACATTGAATCCACAATGTACTTTTCTGATTCCAAGATTTTGGGAACACTAAGCCTATTAAGTAACAAAATATTAGGCAGAGCTTCAATGATATCAAGAGCATTATCTCCAAGAGGTCCAGGAATATCCACCTGTTAAATTGCATGtgtcaaaaaaatttcatttcgtAAGACTGAAAATACATGTAGTTTTCAGATTTAAAAAGTCACCTCGAGTGAAGTTAAGTTAATGAATCCTTTAATATATTCTAACAGTTCGTGAATCGAACTTCCAGCAAATGAATTTCCACGAAGGTTCAAATGAGAAAGATTAGGCATTTCAAGATGGGAAAAGGCCTGAAGAGAAAAAAGGCAGCAGCAGAAAATGACTAAGTAGCTGGATGATGATATAGTAAATCAATCAAATTCATAGATAAATAAGCAGTTGGAAAAGTGGAGAATTATGCTAGAGATAACTAAAATTGTGACCGACCTTAGTATTTAAATGGTGAATACACCTATTTGAGAGATCAAAAGATGTGACATTCTGCAATATACGATCACTCTGACAAGAAAATCCAGGATTGTCTTTATCATATGATCCTCCACAGAATCCTAAGGCCCACTCACCATAGTTGAGGGTGAAACGGGAATTGTAGATTTCCAGTCCAGGGCAATTTTGTAGAATAGTGGCTTCCACGTAATTATCACTGGAAAAGAGAGATACTGTTAACCAAAGGTAAAATCTAACATTTCCTAGTCTTCAAGCTGTCTTGGTGTCGACTTTTCAGGAACTTTAAAACTCACCTAATTTTCAGAATCGGATTATGGTTCAGCCATAGTGCTCTAAGATGTTTAAATTGAGAGATCACCTTTACGGAAATTTCCAAGTCCTTGAGCTTGTTGTTACAGAGGCTTAACGCAATCAAATGCTGGCGCAATGTACAGggaaaacataaaaatcaaaagACATGTTTCTGGCAGTGTGAGCATGGTTTAAATACAAGCCAAACTAGGTTACCCCTACTAGTTGTATCATCACATAAGTAAAATAACTGGAGCAACAGAAATCAGATAATGGAGCAATTGAGATAGTCTCAAGTTTTAGAGGAAAAAACTGGTATGTTACAACGGACGCTCAGGCTGCAAACTACGTGATTACACTTCAAGAAAAATAATCGAATAAATATCACATTAACCAACACTGCTAATCCACGTACAAAGTAGTGACTTACAGGAAATTTACTGGGTAGATCGAGGGAAACTAGCGTGGAATCGTCCATTTCAAGATCCTCGAGCTCCAACCACATCACAGAATTATTTCCTCCTTCTTTGACTTTGCAAAATTCTCTCTCAACAATTTCCATAGCACTTGGCTTAACATCATTTGTATCAGATGCTTCCTCCGAGTTTAAATCAGTATCTACACACATTAGTGCAGCCATCCTCTCTGCCAAGCCCGGAAACTCCTGCAACTGCAATGAAAAATTCAGCACGCATCAGTTCTAAGATCAACGAAATAGTCCATATGTTCATAGAGAAACGACTCTTCCCAGTTTGCTGGTAAAGACTGTACATTTCTTTAATTTCCCCACCGAATAATACAAAATCTAATTCAAGCAGCATTAGCAAAGATCATAATGATGTACACTTTCCGCTCCCCCAATACCACAAAAAGGAAAAAGACAAACAAAAGAAGCATTCACTGTGTAACTTCAAACCTGCTTGTAAGCATCAGAATGACGAAAAGTCCAAGCATGGTCCACCAGAAATACATCCGATTCTTTTCCCAATGACTCCGCCGTAAGTATAAGCCTCCTTTGCCTTCCGTCATCCACCGGCTCCACCTGGAAATAACAACCGCCGTCGAAAGCCTCAGCCGCGAGTTTCTGAAAGAGCTTCCTGTGAAGTGACTGTGGCAGACCTGATGCCGCCAGAAGGACGCCGTGAACCTTAACGAAGTCTTCATAAGTTTCAATCCCGGCGGAGGACATTTTGCAGGTGAGTGAGTGGTCTAGGTTTTGGGGGTAGTGGGTTTCATAAGGTTTCAAGCAAGTCTCTAAACGAACCCGGTTCACGAGTTTTTCCCCTAATCAATTGTGGCTAAAATCTCGGTTCAGTaactttttcaaattttgatcatGTTCGAGCTGCTAGATTATATCAAATCCggttaacaaaatttttttcatacaaacatttaaattttgaaagaaattatgtatttaaataaattttttttttattacaactcaGGCGGAGAAGGAAGATCGAACATGAAGAATCAACTATTTTGATAGAGGGTGAGATCACTGGACTACAAGCctgatttcatttaaataatttattaatatgttTTTCACATTTGGATCAATCgagtttttcatatttatttcaaGTTTCACATTTGGATAGTGGTCACACGTTtggataaatattttcatatttgagTGAGTTTTATAGATTAAGACCATGTTTGAGGTTAAGTATAGCCAAAGCATCTTCCCA
Above is a genomic segment from Primulina huaijiensis isolate GDHJ02 unplaced genomic scaffold, ASM1229523v2 scaffold208206, whole genome shotgun sequence containing:
- the LOC140966895 gene encoding uncharacterized protein codes for the protein MSSAGIETYEDFVKVHGVLLAASGLPQSLHRKLFQKLAAEAFDGGCYFQVEPVDDGRQRRLILTAESLGKESDVFLVDHAWTFRHSDAYKQLQEFPGLAERMAALMCVDTDLNSEEASDTNDVKPSAMEIVEREFCKVKEGGNNSVMWLELEDLEMDDSTLVSLDLPSKFPHLIALSLCNNKLKDLEISVKVISQFKHLRALWLNHNPILKISDNYVEATILQNCPGLEIYNSRFTLNYGEWALGFCGGSYDKDNPGFSCQSDRILQNVTSFDLSNRCIHHLNTKAFSHLEMPNLSHLNLRGNSFAGSSIHELLEYIKGFINLTSLEVDIPGPLGDNALDIIEALPNILLLNRLSVPKILESEKYIVDSMLETRLPQWGAGESLTDRIINALWFYAMTYRLADEEKIDETSVWYVMDELGSALRHSDESNFRVSPFLYMPNGRLESAVSYSILWPTKNIEEGDECTRDFLFGIGEEKQRSSRLTAWFHTPQNYFIREYEKYSKKLQSTNFMPLPLKASATNSLCHSDGSALHVYTDIPQVEELLTRPEFVITAEPKNADIIWTSVQVDEEMKAAVGLNDKQFINQFPFEACIVMKHHLAETIQKAHGAPQWLQPTYNLETHLIQLIGDYYRRQKEGIDNLWILKPWNMARTIDTTVTQNLSAIIRLMETGPKICQKYIEHPALFKGRKFDIRYIVLVRSINPLEIFLADVFWFRLANNSYSLDKHSFFEYETHFTVMNYRGRLNHMNTPEFVKEFEQEHQVLWMDIHQRIKSMIRSVFESAALVHPEM